A window of Zingiber officinale cultivar Zhangliang chromosome 5A, Zo_v1.1, whole genome shotgun sequence contains these coding sequences:
- the LOC121982173 gene encoding alpha-1,3-arabinosyltransferase XAT3-like, which produces MKLAKKFRPPVEPRSFGTGLIVGCFLVSMTYFMLSRKQIVSCLPSLLTDADPTNSAVQSSEEFHFSDGEEAIETGKPMCDRSSFRVDICDMEGDVRIVGSNLSSVTLIAPPATASGGGGGNSSWQMKPYPRKYDFSAMAKVRPLNFSSRREEEAALRCAVNHSVVGVLFSTGGHCGNCFHDYADVLIPLFQTVSPLKGRVQFIISDYQGWWMHKYRPYLTNLSDYDVIDFNSDDRVHCFRRLIVGLRAERDLIIDPSPPSHCCSISHFVELTRTVYSLGRDRAWRRAATAVASATTRPRLVFIARGGTRRFVNMEELMAAAEDVGFEAVASEPDFYDVAQFGRVVNSADVMVGVHGAGLTNFLFLPAGAVLIQVVPLGNLEWISQHFYAEPAMARNLRYLQYNITQEESTLMDLYPRDHEVFKDPDAIHKQGWFKLGDIYLKQQNVRLDVQRFRPTLEKAMDLLHQRNLH; this is translated from the exons ATGAAGTTGGCCAAGAAGTTCCGGCCACCGGTCGAGCCACGGAGCTTCGGaacgggtttgatcgtcggatgcttcctggtTTCCATGACCTATTTTATGCTGTCGAGGAAGCAAATCG TGAGTTGCTTGCCATCGTTGCTGACTGATGCGGATCCGACGAATTCTGCAGTTCAGAGCAGCGAAGAATTTCATTTTTCAG ATGGAGAGGAGGCAATTGAGACTGGTAAACCAATGTGTGATCGCTCCAGTTTCAGAGTCGATATCTGCGACATGGAAGGCGACGTCAGAATCGTCGGCAGCAATTTGTCCTCTGTTACGCTCATTGCTCCGCCTGCCACAGCCAGCGGCGGCGGTGGAGGAAATTCATCCTGGCAGATGAAGCCGTACCCTCGCAAATACGACTTCTCCGCCATGGCCAAAGTCCGGCCGCTCAACTTCAGCtcgcgccgagaggaagaagccGCCCTCCGATGTGCAGTCAACCACAGTGTCGTCGGCGTCCTCTTCTCCACCGGCGGGCACTGCGGGAACTGCTTCCATGACTACGCCGACGTGCTCATCCCACTCTTCCAAACCGTCTCCCCGTTGAAGGGCCGCGTCCAGTTCATCATCTCCGACTACCAAGGTTGGTGGATGCACAAGTATCGCCCCTACCTCACCAACCTctccgactacgacgtcatcgaTTTCAATTCCGACGACAGAGTGCATTGTTTCCGGCGGTTGATAGTGGGCCTGAGAGCCGAGAGGGACTTAATAATCGATCCGAGTCCTCCTAGCCACTGCTGCTCCATCTCCCACTTCGTCGAACTAACGCGGACCGTCTACTCGCTGGGGCGTGACAGAGCATGGCGGCGGGCGGCGACGGCGGTGGCGTCCGCGACGACTAGGCCGCGGCTCGTGTTCATCGCGCGCGGCGGGACGAGGCGGTTCGTGAACATGGAGGAGTTGATGGCGGCGGCGGAGGACGTGGGTTTCGAGGCCGTGGCGTCGGAGCCGGACTTCTACGACGTGGCCCAGTTCGGGCGCGTGGTGAACTCGGCGGACGTGATGGTGGGCGTGCACGGAGCCGGCCTGACCAACTTCCTCTTCCTCCCCGCCGGCGCCGTGTTGATCCAGGTGGTGCCGCTGGGCAACCTGGAATGGATTTCGCAGCATTTCTACGCGGAGCCCGCCATGGCCAGGAATCTGAGGTACTTGCAGTACAACATAACGCAGGAGGAGAGCACGCTGATGGATTTGTATCCCAGAGATCACGAGGTGTTCAAGGATCCCGACGCCATTCACAAGCAGGGCTGGTTTAAGTTGGGGGACATCTACCTCAAGCAGCAGAATGTGAGGCTCGATGTGCAGAGATTTAGGCCTACGCTGGAGAAGGCCATGGACCTTCTCCATCAAAGGAATTTACACTAG